A segment of the Gossypium hirsutum isolate 1008001.06 chromosome D10, Gossypium_hirsutum_v2.1, whole genome shotgun sequence genome:
caatatcaatcaccACAAATCAATTCATACGAACATTATATACTCACCTTGATACTCAATCAGGCAATTAACATGAATAtgcaaataattaaattgatctcGAATTATAAAAGTACAAACCGGTTCTTCACATCATTCGTTGacaactttcactttttctttccttctcgaCGTCATTTTTAGCTGTGATCGATAATTAATAAAGGAAAAATATAAGAACTcatccaattcacattcaaatataaAACCAagcatctttttcattttattcaatttagtccctaaactcgggATAAgcatatctttttatatttagcattgaattaaaatttgatttcacattctttcattagggaccctatactttatatttatagcataatttcataacaatgtttcaatttattcaatttggtccctaatgttacaaagttaACAACAAGCTTATTaagatttacaatttagtccttatcattaTCCaaacttaatttctatcaatttcaagtctaattcatcaatttatcaaTAATGGAAAcctataaaatattcaaaaattgaacaaattgataatgggctagctaaatcaagctcccatgatcataagtttataaaaaatcaaaagaaaatgacttagagacttatttaaatttttgattgattgctcaagctccaaaaatggagttttctttgttttgttgcTAAGGGATGGTGAAGAATATTATAACtcatcatctttctttccactacCAAGccatttatactttaattaatcttaattaattaaatcaatcatgttttatttcattaatttactATCAAACTAAACTAAGTGGCCATCATTAATATCATCCACTAAGTCATGCTAACATTTGGTTTACTTACCATTTTATTACTTTGGGTAATTCTTATCTAGCTCCTCGAgacttttcttaattaaaactttatagcgattgaatttttataatttagtccctaagccttaataaaattttttggctaaattacttaattgcattttaatatatttttatattaactccacaaatattactattttatatttacaggCTCGGTTTACAAAATTGGGATTCCAAAACTGCTCTTTCCGACACCTCTAGAAATTGGGTTGTTATAAGTTTCTCTAAGTGTGTTTCATAATTACAATGTTTGGAGGTATTTCAATAGTTGATATTGGTGtctaaaatttgatgtttaagtCATATAAGTCCAAGATTTGGTATTGAGCATTTAAGTACAGAGGAGTTTCAAGTCAATTTTTGGCTCTAAGCATAGAGGTATCGATACCTAAGCCTTGTGGTACTGCATCAAGTAAGATAGAATGCCAAGATCTACAATAATTGGGAGAAATCTTTGTACTACTCCTTACTTGTACCGATACCATAGTGCAGGGCATTAGCCACTACACTATTTTGAGCCTTATTGGCCTTCTGAGGCTCGATTTGAGTCTCAAACACCTTTGGTCCCCTTTGaaccatttttaaattattttaaattgtttctaaagtctttcaataatccaaaaatttatttaaatattttataaaaatgttctAAATTATAACTCTTAAATGAATACAAGGTTTCTAGCTTGTATATGTTCTAGTAGCATATTCCATCCGTACCAGTCATCAGAACGGGTGAggaatgttacatttagtggtatcagaacttaGGTCATTCAAATTTTTCTGAAACTTTTAACTTGTATTTTTCACTATTTAATTGAAAGAAACATGTTCCTCTCTAGTTCATACACCTTAAAAGGTTCTTTAATAGGCCATGTCTTTTTTAGAATGTACACTACAAGATCTACTCGTATTTCATGATCTACAATTGTTTTATCCATGATGGATAAGGTATCGACCTTTTCGCTTATACAATGATCTATTTCAATCTCAAGAGTTTGAAGTTCGCTTTCAATATCCCTCATTACAACGTCCTCCATTAGGTCATTATCGTAGCCGTTCAAGTGCCATGCAAagaaagacaaaagaaaaaaaaatagggtGACATATAAGAAAAAAAGGGCTACAAGGTAAAgcatatatgtgaaaatatgctatAAGCTTCTATACTTTTCATACATTTGGAGTTTAGTCTTCTTACTTTTATTTCAAGAAATTTAGTCTTTctactttttggatttaaaagTGAAAGTCAATTTAaagttttttagttaaatttaggttcattacatCAACTTTTTAATTACATGGATAccaaatgtgtattttttttatttcaaaatgtcacaaaaAGATTAACGATATTAATAattggacttaaattttaaaatctaataagTAAATAggttaaattcctaaaaataaaaatataaaaactaaattttaaatttacaaaaatataaaaatataaaaatctatgATATGTTTTAGGGTCTAGTTGGTCAACTAACTTTTAGGgcgctttcattttagtcaccaaGCGTTAAATCTCTAATGGTAGTTGATTGTACATATCAcatcatttttactttttcattttgatcacccaaaaaaaatcattttttcaaGTATTGGTCAAGGTAAAAAGAATATTTGGGATTAAAGTAGAAAAACGATAGAAACTAAAAACAATGATGCattaaaaaaattgtcaatttGTACCTGTTTACTCCTTTTCTGAACtttctaaatttcttttttttttcagtgttataattttaaagttcaaaatatcaaaatcaattaaataaattattgaatttaatctccttataaattttaaaattttattttatgctttcaaattaaaattaattcaaacaactcatctttaataattgtctacgaaactcaaatttattttgattatataatctttaagtttttgctaaaagaaaaaaaaaacccttgtaattaatttaattaattaattttatcttctaTGTCCAAAATTTTTTCATCAATTCATTATCCACACAAAAAACAATCCAAACAAAAAATAAGAGgagttttctttgtttttagctTAGTATGGAAGATCtgaaattatataatcaaaattagtttaagtttcatagaaaattattaaatatgatttatttgaattgattttattaagaataatttgaaatgtaaaataaaatattaaaatttaaaaggagttTAATAGTAACAAATCAATTGAAATTATCAAAGGATAaaatatttcattcatttatttaattgattttgatgtattaaaatttaaattttaaataaaaaagaaattaaaaattttcgacaATAGAATAAATAAGtacaatttaacaattttttaatacattattttaatttctactacttattcactttaatccttaatttttttaccttaattagcaatttaaaagatattttttttatgattaaaatgaaaactaaaataaaagtatatatataacatgtacaaccagttaaaaatttaatgcttgaaaatgattaaaataaaaacactttaaaaattaGATATAAACTTATAAAGATTTCATTTTCAATGCCTAAGTGACCAACTGAGATTGGGTTTAGGATTGCTTCTTGAGTCCCAAAAGCACAAGCAATCCCAAGAAGGGTGTGTTCGGAATGTAGAAGCACTTcttcaaaatatttttagggtttgtttagcattatttttaagaaatattcttgagaaaaaaatatttctaaataaaTTACGAGAAAAAATTGTTTATTTCAAGCAAAAAATTAATCCAAAAACAGCTTTTCCAAAAGCTCGAAATTATAGCTTAtccttttttccaaaaatactaTTAAGAAGCAATGGTAACCTAAGCATTTAACCCTTATTGCCTTCATTCAGGCAAAGTGTTGAACTTATCTGCAGCATTCATTTCTTTCCCCTGTTTCATCAAGAAATTGCAGAGCAAgttaataaaataagagaaaCATAAGAGAGAAGAAAGAGATGGAATAACGAGATCATTATAAAAACCAAGATGCAAAAgatgggtttttctttttttattcgaGAACATTATTTATGAAGACAAACAAGCAAAAGATGTTTCAGTTTGTAATAAATGAAGAAATCTTACAACAAAAAACAACTGATATTTATCTTGATGTTCAAGCTTTGAAAAAACAAATGGTGGTCAAACTTAAAAGTACCAACTTGTCAGCACTTTGACCATTTCCCCAGGTAATAAAAACCGATATTCTTTTCTCTCTCTCCTTCACATGTCttctgaaaaaaaaatcaaccaaaacaaaTAAACAGGAGAGTCCATCTTCCCCCGTTCGGCAGGTTTTGTTCCCATGTTACTTTCCAGCtcaattccttttcttttttcttttgtgtaTTTTTAATGGTTTCTTTGAGAAGATTTTCCTTTCCTCATCTGGGTCTTTTTCAGTTTCCTTTACTACTTCATTTGCCTAAAAGtaaaacccaaaaagaaaatgTGGGTCATACTTGAAAGGTGAAACCCTGGAAGAACATGGAATCAATATTCCACAATGGTCTTACAACACCATTTTTCCATCCCCCACTACTTTTGCTTCACCAGTTTTGGCCTTTTGGGTTCTTTGCTTTGTGGTTATCActttcttaattaaataataataataataataataataaatcccCTTGATTAGTGTCTAGAACAGTTaatgaaagaaaggaaaaaagtgcTATTGGGTATCTAGAATGGTTGTTTGCTTTACAAGCACAGAGCTGTCTTGGAGTTTCTAAGTTCAGGGCTAATGGATGATTAAGCCTTTTTTACTTTATTGAGAATCAGCTGTTGCTTCTCATCTTTGCTTGTCTGTTGAATTGGATTGGGGtggttcatctttgtttcttggATCCATTTCTTTGAGGTAAGagacccaaaaaaaaaacaagttcttCATTTTACTTGGTCCATTCAGAAAAGTTTGCTCAAAAGTTGGTACTTGGTACTTGGTAGTATAAGAGAAAGATAGAAATTTTTGGTTTAAGTgtctcattttctttttgttcaaaAGTTGTATACCTAACTGAGTTGCTTGGATTGATGGAAGCTGGTAGTTCCATGTTTGACAGTGTTCAACACCCAACCACATATCAGTGTTCTTTAACATGTTTGctatttaaatttggttatatgtAAGAATCGTGAttcacaaattaaaaagaaagaaagaaagaattgtGTCTTGATTTGAATTGCTAAGTACTAATTCACTTTCAATTTACATTGTTTATATTTCATTTAGATTCCATGAGAATAATTTGTTCTTGTCTTTCTTGTTCATAACTTCACATATTAGgattacatatataaaaattaaagctCCATAATTACTTGATTAAGTTGTTCGAGTTTGACAAGTTCTGTATTGTTTCAGTCTAGGATTTGTCTTAATTTGGCCATGGTGTTCTTTCCCTTTGTATTTTTGCTTCCCTTTTGTGTCATCTTGATgcaattcttcattttttttccttcagATTTGTAGTGAAGCAGAAATTGGATAGTTTGGAGGCTTATCAACCATTTTGAGGCCAAAAATAGTAACGGGGTGTGGCCGTTATTGATGTGTTATACTTAATTTTTAGCAGATGATGGACAACGCATTTGTTCGTGATCCGGAAGATGACAGGGGAAAAGAAGATTCACTGCAAATTTTGGAGGATAAGAAGGATACATTGGGAGACTATGGAATGAATTGTTCTGAACTAAAATCAAAACAGTTGGGGAGTCCAATAAATCCACAGCATGCTCTGATATTAAATGTTAGAAGAATACAAGCCGGAAAAAGTCTTATAAATGATGCATTGCTTCGAGTTGTTTTTGGCATTGGGAATAAGATTCCGAGGCATGTGGTTGCTCTAGATGAGAAATACCTTCGTTATTGCCTCGAGTTGATTCATGTCAATGCAGCAAAAGCAGCTCGATGCAGTATCTCTGTGAACTTGAGCTCTACAAAAACGAGCATTTTATCCAATGGACAGAATCCAGCTAAAATCCGTGATGAAAATACAGGTGACTTGGGCAGGTTTATTTTCAAATGTCCATCGGAAGTCAGGACTGATAGTTTATTCCTTGATTCTGCAGAACCGTGGGTTGTAGGTTCAATAATGGGCAGCAGGAGCATGGCAAATATATTGAAGAGCCCATTGTTAGAGAAATCGGGTACATTCAATGTCAATCCAAGTTTGAATGATGTTAAAAGATTGGTAAGTTATGACTTAATGAGCTCTCCGAGTGGTTTCAGTAGTTATTCCTCATATAAGCTAGATAGTGAAACATACATATTGGATGACTGTAAATATGGATCCAAGACCATGCATAAAAGGCCTGTTTCCATGTCAAGTACAAACTCTACATGCTCGGATCAGTCCTTTTCTTTAACTTCTACAACATTTTCTCAAGGAATGCTTCAGTGCACGTGGAATGGTGGGATTCCGTACTTTGTTTTCTTGCTGGATAATCAAAGGGAGGTGTATGTAGCCAATTTGGCAAAGGACGGAGCTGCTCAAAATAAGGGTCTGGACTATATGTACTTGTTCCATTCCAGCAAGAGTAGCCATAAGGAACATGGGATTAGTGATCACGAATTTGTTGGTAAGATGACAGTGTCAACTTCTTTCTCAATCTGTCCCCAAGATTCTAAAATCATGGAGACGGAGTTTGTTTTGTTCGGTGGTAATAAAACTTCTATTCGAGAGATGCAAACTTCAAGCAATAATCACAGGAAAAATAAGGGCCTATCGGAAAAGGTGGTGGAAGCATTCAAGAGTAGTCATTTGTCCAAGCAGAGCACATTGTCTAGATTTCGTCGGTCAAGTTTCATAATGGAAGATTCTTCTTGGGATCCATGTCGAGATTCAGTGAACAATTCTGATTCACTAGATGGGATGAATCTTTTCAAGGAACAACTTCTAAGAAATTTGGAATTGACTGCCATCGTTGTGAGGGACCATTTCCCTGAGAATCCTAGACCAGAAGTTGGAGGTTGGGGCTTAAAATTTCTCAGGAAACCAGTGGCAATGCAAAACATTGACCCTTTGGAAGCGACGGTTCATTCCTTTTGTTCTTGCAATAATGGTGTTTGCTCAACGAGTATGGATGTACTAATTCCAGCAGGTATTCATGGTGGCCCAAGAACCAGAAATGGTGGGCCCTCTAGTCTTATTGAAAGATGGAGATCTGATGGACATTGTGAGTGTGGTGGCTGGGACTTAGGCTGTCCTCTGACCGTACTCAAATCCGAGCCAAGTAAAGGAGGTTCATCTGCAACAGATATGCCCGAGGATTGCAAGTTATTCGAATTTTCCATTCAGGTATGTCTATAAATTTTCCCATCTGTTACAATCTAAGATGGCTGATACCGGTATGTCTATAACCTGAATCACAATACAGGGTCCTGAGCACGGTTCTCCGACCTTGAGGATGACAAATGTTCATGACGGGCtgtatttgattcattttcaatCAGCACTCTCAGCTCTGCAGTCCTTGGCGATTGCGGTGGCCTACATTCATACTCAAAGTCCCATTTTCCAACCCAAAAATGTACAACAGTCGAGGTAGTGAGAATGGAGAGTTGCAACCCTCTCACTGCACCATAGTGTGcaaatttatatggtaattccAGCAGCGTATCAGTAGGAAACATAGCTGTTGTCATTTTTATGTTTAGTGTGACTATTTTCAGATGGTAATTGTATCCTTAATTTCTCATAACAAAAGATATATAGTAGAACAGGTTATAGATGGAGTGAATTTTATATACTCCAAAGCTCATTTGTATGAACTAGAAAATGAAATTGACAGAATTGAATTAATGAGATGAAATTGAATTTCATTTTAAAGATGGTATTGTAATAGCATTAATGATGTCTTTAGTTGCATGAAAGATGAAACTAATGCATGATTAATGAGGTTCTGACTCATCTTGTTATAGCTGGTAATGGAAGTGTTAAATTTCAAGAATACTGAATAAAACTTCATCTATCATTTCTTCTTGTATATCATCTCATGCAAAGTACGTATGTATATATACAGTAAGTCAACAGCAGTTACAACTGCCCTTACCTAACTAACTGTTAACAACTAACCAACACTTCTTTATCTCCTAATATTCCTCATACTCATCCATTCCCTGACTAACTAAAATCCCCCTAGTTTGTGTTAACCACTCGAAGTAAATCCCGAAACCGGTTAAACCCTGAGGCTGACAAAGGCTTTGTTAGTATGTCTGCTAGCTGATGGGTCCCTGGGACATGACCAACTTGAACAACTCCAGCAGCCACCTTTTCTCTAACAAAGAAAATGTCTAGCTCCACATGCTTGAACTTGGAGTGCATGACTGGATTTCCTGCAACTGCTATTGCTGCTGAACTATCACACCAAATTAGTGCCTTTAGTAAGCTTGGAACACGCAATTCAGTCAGTAGGGATTGTATCCACGTCATTTCAGCGGTGACATGTGCAACACTCCTGTATTCCGCCTCTGCTGTGGAACGAGACACAACGTGTTACTTTTTCGAGCTCCATGAGACCGGATTTCCTCCAAGGAAGATACAATACCCCGAGGTGGACCTTCGATCGTCAACGTCTGATCCCCAACTCGCATCCGAATAACCTTCAAAAAGGAATTTGGAAGCTCGAGTAAACTGTAATCCGTAATTCATTGTTCCTTGTAAATACCGTAGTATCCTCTTGACTGCTTTGAGGTGATCGGTTAGTGGTTTGTGCATGAATTGGCACACCTTGTTGACTGAATAGGCGATGTCAGGCCTGGTGATCACGATATATTGTAAGGCTCCTACGATGCTTCGATACTGATGTTCATCTTCAAGGGGGCTTCCTTCCTCAGTAGTAAGACGATTATTTGCAACCATTGGTGTTGGGAGAGCATTGGATCTGTCCATAGCTACTTTTTGAAGCAAGTCTCTAATGTATTTAGTTTGAGACAAAACTATCCCATTCGACGTGTGCTTGACTTCAATACCAAGGAAATAGCTCAACTGGCCAAGGTCTTTCAATGCAAACTGACCATCAAGTGTCTTGACAAACTTATCAATTTCCTGTGAGTCACTGCCTGTAATGATGATGTCATCGACATACACTAAAACGTACAACAACGCATCCTCACGATGTCGAATGAAGAGCGAGTTATCCGCTTTGGAAGTGTCGAACCCCATGGTCACCAAAAAATCCCTTAGTTTTTGAAACCAGGCTCGTAGAGCCTGTTTGAGACCATAGAGAGCCTTCTTTAACTTGCAGACCAGAGGCTCTCCATGTAAGCCATACTGTTCAAAACCTAGTGGCTGTGACATATAGATCTCCTCGCTCAAGTCTGCATTAAGAAAGGCATTGTTTATGTCAACTTGTCGAAGAGACCACTGGTGAGAGACGGCCAGGGCGAGGATGACTCTAATTGTGGTGGGTTTGACGACGGGACTAAAAGTGTTTTGAAAGTCAACACCGGCTTCTTGGAGGTACCCTTTGACCACGAGTCTGCCCTTGTATCTAGCAACAAACCCATCTGCATGCCTCTTAATACGGAAGAGCCATTTACATCCAACGGCTCGTCGACCTTCAGGTAAACCAACTAGCTCCCAGGTGTGATTGGAAATCAAGGCATTGTACTCTTCCTCGGCTGCCGTAGTCCAAGCTGGACTCTGAAACGCCTCATGAATGGTGGTAGGTTCAACTTCATCTACGACTGAAGCCAGTACTTTAGGTCGAAAAATCCAATTTTTCGAACGTGTCTGCATGGGGTGATGATTGACTCGGGTAGGTAGTGATGGAGATAGGTCAGAGTTATCAGGTGGACCATTTGTGTCATTAGGAGTAGGAGACTCTGTAGGATTGGGTTGAGACTGGCCAGGAGAGATGCCTATGGTAGACGGGCTAGCTGATGCCCGTGTCATAACAGGAACATGCGAACCACCAGCTGAAACTATTGGGAGAACAGACCGATGAGGCACCGTCTGCGAACTTTGTGATACTGCCTTAGTTTGGAACCCATCTTTGAAAGGGAATTTTTCCTCGTCAAAAATTACATGTCGAGACACAAACATGCTGCCATCTTCTGCGAGACATCGATAGCCCTTGGTATTAGGAACACTCCCAAGGAATACACATTGTTGAGACCGAAAACTCAGCTTGTGAGGCTGAAAAGGCCTGAGATTTGGGAAGCACGCACACCCAAAGACCCTTAAAAGCTCATAGCTCGGTTTGACTTTGTGGAGAACCTCATAGGGACTAGTCTGTCCGAGGACCGAAGTTGGTAGTCGATTGGTTAGGTGAACAGCATGCATAACAGCATAAAACCAAAACTTCAACGGTAGACTTGCATGAGCTAAGAGAGACAAAGCCATATCAATAAGCTGTCGATGTTTTCTCTCAGCAACCCCATTTTGCTCCGAAGTGTAGGGGCACACAATCCTGTGTTGGACACCAAGAGAAGACAACTCACGAGCTAGTACTCGATACTCACCACCACCATCAGTTTGTAGCATTTTAATAGACCTATCAAATTGCACTTTAACCAGCTGATAGAAATCTCTAAAACACCGAGCCACTTCCGATTTGTTTTGAAGAAAATAGACCCAGGTAAATCTGCTATGCATGTCCACAAACGAAACGTAAAAACGAAAGCCATTGGAAGGTAACCATGCAGGGCCCCATACATCAGATACAACGAGTTCAAAAGAAGAGGAATACATTGTTTTAGATGCTGTAAACGGAAGTTTGTGAGCTTTACCTAGTTGGCAAGCTGTACACAGATGTTGAACAAGTTCTTTTTAACTGGAATATTACAAGTTTTTAAAACTCGTTTAAGAACCTCAGTACACGGGTGACCTAATCTGTCATGCCACAACGAAGAAGGTGCACACTGAACAGAATTGGCAGTATTCAATATAGTTGAATTTGACTCTGGAGATTTAGCACCTGAAGCTGACACAGGCTTTGCGAACCGAAACTTGTAAAGGCCATCATGCATGCGGCCCTCGAGAAGCGTCTTCCCTGTCTGAACATCCTTCACAAAACATAGAATAgggtgaaattcaaaataaacattGTTATCTCTAGCAAATTGACCTACAGACATTAGATTTTTGCACACTGCAGGGACATGCAGTACGTTCTGAAGCTTTAGGAGTCGGGTTCGTCGCTCCAGAATCGGGGTACCAGATAGAACTACTTTGTGAAGATGGATGAGGAGGAAAAGAACCAGAGGAAGACTGAGGATTTGTGTGACAGCAGTGAGACATCGCTTGACATGTTGG
Coding sequences within it:
- the LOC107914976 gene encoding uncharacterized protein isoform X4 translates to MMDNAFVRDPEDDRGKEDSLQILEDKKDTLGDYGMNCSELKSKQLGSPINPQHALILNVRRIQAGKSLINDALLRVVFGIGNKIPRHVVALDEKYLRYCLELIHVNAAKAARCSISVNLSSTKTSILSNGQNPAKIRDENTEPWVVGSIMGSRSMANILKSPLLEKSGTFNVNPSLNDVKRLCTWNGGIPYFVFLLDNQREVYVANLAKDGAAQNKGLDYMYLFHSSKSSHKEHGISDHEFVGKMTVSTSFSICPQDSKIMETEFVLFGGNKTSIREMQTSSNNHRKNKGLSEKVVEAFKSSHLSKQSTLSRFRRSSFIMEDSSWDPCRDSVNNSDSLDGMNLFKEQLLRNLELTAIVVRDHFPENPRPEVGGWGLKFLRKPVAMQNIDPLEATVHSFCSCNNGVCSTSMDVLIPAGIHGGPRTRNGGPSSLIERWRSDGHCECGGWDLGCPLTVLKSEPSKGGSSATDMPEDCKLFEFSIQGPEHGSPTLRMTNVHDGLYLIHFQSALSALQSLAIAVAYIHTQSPIFQPKNVQQSR
- the LOC107914976 gene encoding uncharacterized protein isoform X3 produces the protein MMDNAFVRDPEDDRGKEDSLQILEDKKDTLGDYGMNCSELKSKQLGSPINPQHALILNVRRIQAGKSLINDALLRVVFGIGNKIPRHVVALDEKYLRYCLELIHVNAAKAARCSISVNLSSTKTSILSNGQNPAKIRDENTGDLGRFIFKCPSEVRTDSLFLDSAEPWVVGSIMGSRSMANILKSPLLEKSGTFNVNPSLNDVKRLCTWNGGIPYFVFLLDNQREVYVANLAKDGAAQNKGLDYMYLFHSSKSSHKEHGISDHEFVGKMTVSTSFSICPQDSKIMETEFVLFGGNKTSIREMQTSSNNHRKNKGLSEKVVEAFKSSHLSKQSTLSRFRRSSFIMEDSSWDPCRDSVNNSDSLDGMNLFKEQLLRNLELTAIVVRDHFPENPRPEVGGWGLKFLRKPVAMQNIDPLEATVHSFCSCNNGVCSTSMDVLIPAGIHGGPRTRNGGPSSLIERWRSDGHCECGGWDLGCPLTVLKSEPSKGGSSATDMPEDCKLFEFSIQGPEHGSPTLRMTNVHDGLYLIHFQSALSALQSLAIAVAYIHTQSPIFQPKNVQQSR
- the LOC107914976 gene encoding uncharacterized protein isoform X2 — its product is MMDNAFVRDPEDDRGKEDSLQILEDKKDTLGDYGMNCSELKSKQLGSPINPQHALILNVRRIQAGKSLINDALLRVVFGIGNKIPRHVVALDEKYLRYCLELIHVNAAKAARCSISVNLSSTKTSILSNGQNPAKIRDENTEPWVVGSIMGSRSMANILKSPLLEKSGTFNVNPSLNDVKRLVSYDLMSSPSGFSSYSSYKLDSETYILDDCKYGSKTMHKRPVSMSSTNSTCSDQSFSLTSTTFSQGMLQCTWNGGIPYFVFLLDNQREVYVANLAKDGAAQNKGLDYMYLFHSSKSSHKEHGISDHEFVGKMTVSTSFSICPQDSKIMETEFVLFGGNKTSIREMQTSSNNHRKNKGLSEKVVEAFKSSHLSKQSTLSRFRRSSFIMEDSSWDPCRDSVNNSDSLDGMNLFKEQLLRNLELTAIVVRDHFPENPRPEVGGWGLKFLRKPVAMQNIDPLEATVHSFCSCNNGVCSTSMDVLIPAGIHGGPRTRNGGPSSLIERWRSDGHCECGGWDLGCPLTVLKSEPSKGGSSATDMPEDCKLFEFSIQGPEHGSPTLRMTNVHDGLYLIHFQSALSALQSLAIAVAYIHTQSPIFQPKNVQQSR
- the LOC107914976 gene encoding uncharacterized protein isoform X1, whose product is MMDNAFVRDPEDDRGKEDSLQILEDKKDTLGDYGMNCSELKSKQLGSPINPQHALILNVRRIQAGKSLINDALLRVVFGIGNKIPRHVVALDEKYLRYCLELIHVNAAKAARCSISVNLSSTKTSILSNGQNPAKIRDENTGDLGRFIFKCPSEVRTDSLFLDSAEPWVVGSIMGSRSMANILKSPLLEKSGTFNVNPSLNDVKRLVSYDLMSSPSGFSSYSSYKLDSETYILDDCKYGSKTMHKRPVSMSSTNSTCSDQSFSLTSTTFSQGMLQCTWNGGIPYFVFLLDNQREVYVANLAKDGAAQNKGLDYMYLFHSSKSSHKEHGISDHEFVGKMTVSTSFSICPQDSKIMETEFVLFGGNKTSIREMQTSSNNHRKNKGLSEKVVEAFKSSHLSKQSTLSRFRRSSFIMEDSSWDPCRDSVNNSDSLDGMNLFKEQLLRNLELTAIVVRDHFPENPRPEVGGWGLKFLRKPVAMQNIDPLEATVHSFCSCNNGVCSTSMDVLIPAGIHGGPRTRNGGPSSLIERWRSDGHCECGGWDLGCPLTVLKSEPSKGGSSATDMPEDCKLFEFSIQGPEHGSPTLRMTNVHDGLYLIHFQSALSALQSLAIAVAYIHTQSPIFQPKNVQQSR